The Misgurnus anguillicaudatus chromosome 12, ASM2758022v2, whole genome shotgun sequence region cagaattatagacACGTTAATAACCTTTGTAAGAAacacaactatttgaaaatcggCAAGTTAAAAGTACATgtaccattaaaacacaatgttatgagtgagcgagctgtcCGAGGTAAGATGCCCGGCAGATGATGACGTCAGAGACTCTGCTGTAAACAGATGTAAACAGATCAACAgactatatatatctatatttcatggattatatgcctttgtggacaaaaatggtgaTTGGGTATATTCTATTAGATGGGTTTTATTGGTTATTCACGCATCtaaaacagactggattcgatttgcGATCATTTTATCAACATAAAAGGTAAGAAGcaccgtttatattttgcatgttgtcatccggTCTTCTGttacaaaatactacatttatgatgacAGAgtatctgtatctcaaaacgaagaccatacactgatgctaaacctgTAGACCTTTTATATGATGTATATAGGGTGGCCAtccgtgccagttccgccggacacgtcccaaacatgttttcgggtgcgttctccggaagtcgcgttgctcgaccgcatacgtcatcgaggttctcacatttcagttagaatacattagaaaattaagatttgtttcttttaagacatacaatcattggagtttcattcttaccttgaaacgTAACGgatgcttttctgaaattgaacccgaaatattaaaccttgatgatgtatgcggtcgaccaacgcgacttccggagaacgcacccgaaaacatgttcgggacgtgtccggtggaactggcacgaatggccaccctagatgtatagtaatgttaatattattaatgtatgTAGACAGTAgtttatatagatattgttagcaacGTTAAAAAATCGACGTCATCCTGCCGCCGACCCTTTGTATTgtattactatcagcaaaaccacgGTTTTACTAGTAAACATGGTTTTATGGttgtaactgtagtaaaaccatggtttgttttcataaggggaaataGTGCACAGCGAGAGGTTAACTGTATGTGCTtatgtatttgtgttttattcagAGGATCTGGATTAGGCTGGATCAGGACTGGTGCAGATTGAAAAGCTTCCTTGAGGAGATTAAATGCTGAGATGGCTTCTGGGAGTTAAGGGGAGCACTGATTAGACTATAGGTATTAATGAATCTTCTGTAGAATTTGGCAAAACCCAGGAAACGTTGTAGATCTTTCACAGAAAAAGGTAAGGGCCAGCCCTGGATCGCACCTACCTTACGTTGATCCATCTGTACTCCTTGTTGAGTGACGATATAACCCAGGAAGTGGACGCTGGTGGTGTGGAACTCACATTTGTCCAATTTTAGATATAGTTCATGTTCTCTAAGTTTTTCCAAGACTAGTTTCATGTGATAATGATGTTCTGCCAGGGAGGAAGAGTAGATGAGGTTGTCGTCTATGTAGACTACTACAAATCGGTTTAGGTACTCACAGAAGACCTTGTTCATATACCCTTGGTAAACGGCTAGTGAGTTGGAGTGTCTGAAGGGCATGACCTGGTATAGTGGCCTGAATGGGTAACAAAGGCAGTTTTCCACTCATCTTCATGTCCAGAGCCGGCCAAGCCACTAAGCAACCCTTGCAATTACAAAGGGCCCCGTGGCCAGCAGAGGGCCCCGTAGAGTCGAAAATATCTTTCTGgccataaaaaacaacaaaaaagagGCTGGAAGAAAAGAAGAAAGGAGATAAAGGTACGTAAACCTGTTGGCTTAATTTTCCATTACCTGTATCGGATAATCTGCAGCCTAAAACTCttatattatattaacattAGCCTAATTCTTACTTGTATTAACTTTTATGCTATTTACAAGTACGATAACAACTGCCTCGGCATCGCTATATATTATCCCTAAGGGATAATAAATAGCGATGCCGATGCGGTTGTTATAGCGAATAACAACCAATTAAACCAAGCCATGTAATAAATCCTAATAACATGCTGCATAAAGTTGGTTTAGTATTATACCAATTGCTGTGATGTTAAGCATTTAACAGAACAATATAAACCCAGTTTGGCTTCTACTCTAAAGGGCTAAAATTTGTTTACTCCTTATGACCCATTTTCTGGGGGCACTATTAAAGTATATGCTGCCAGTAAGCAAAGCTCCAGCTGTTGGTGAGTATAAAGTGGTGTAAAATGATAACCTTctgcattttaaaaattaagtctAACTTTATGTataattattttctttatttcattgCAGCTCCATCAACCACTTTCCTCCTTCACAACACCCAAGAAGCTGACAATGCTGGTAAGTTCTGTGTGTAACCctgttaaaaatgacataaataagaataaatagttaaaagaTGCATAAATAAGTTAAAAAAGTTAAGTGATTCATTTAATGAAGTTTATTCATGAgaattaaaaatgttaagaaTGTTAAAACAgcaatttaatgtttaaagattaaaagtatGCTGACAGAAAATTCAGTTCACCACCCCTTTAATGGGCTAGTGATGTTAGTGCGTCATGTTAGCGACGCTGCAGCAGAGACCtgcaggggtgcaaacttgtcacctttcggcgaaattcgccgtttttgATCCATAAtaggtcatttttgtgattcgtctagatccgatgagtttttgaaaatgaggggtTAGGGGGGTCTGCGACAGGGTAGcagtaaattaaattatgaaaatcatgtccagctattgtggtaacgatgtcaaattactagccagtttggcgggttatgttttacaatttatagctccctcatttgctgccgaagtttaagcagtctgcAGATTGAGTGCACACACTTAACTCATAGTATTTTCTCAttcgaggttacgcgcccacgtcacgttgctgtgcgcgtggtcataaaagcttaacatttgtacaccacagttttaaattaagtgattttaagacgttgaaacacaaacaacagtgctatatgcgctATATACCTGTTTCTGTTTGAGAGGAGCGTGAAAGCCGCGTATCCGCTTCTCAGTaagcttgtgagtatttttgccgCTGTATTAGcctttaatacaaaaatgcgtcaaAAGTCCCGGTTTTTGCAACTGTCCTCATATAAACACGACAATTCagggcttaagagaaagtaaacagctaaaagagaaaacacatgtgtaacagtatattAGATCCGGAGTCAGAATTCGGTCTTAAGGGGAAGTTACCAATTTTTGCTtctgtctgtcactcgtgttaatcaaacagtattgagagaaaatctctcactgctcttaactaaataacttttctacctttaataACATTTGTACGTCGAATTGTACACGAGTTTGATTCAagttgctcgttcagggttCATATTCTTAGAGCTATGACTGTGGAACAGAAAAAACACtcaattatttgtttgtgtactactaaataataatgaaaacgcacatttctgtaacactttacaaaaaggttgtatttgttcacattagtaaatgcattatgaacgaaaaatgaacattatattgtatataagcatttattaatttttgtttatgtcattacagtaattggtATTAGTAATTGATGTTGCATTAACTAATGCTAACAGtttcaaatttgatttaaattaaaatgctaaaatgaataagatttacaataaataaatgacaaattataatatgtatgtatgtatgtcatGTATGTATGTCTGTATGTCATACATGTatgttcatatatatatatatatatatatatatatatatatatatatatatatatatatatatatatatatatatatatatatatatatatatatacagggtccgaaattaacacccgccaagcgccaaatgcgggtagattttcaGTTTGGCGACTAAATTCAAAAGGCTAACGTTACCCGCCACACTGGCGGGTGATTTTCATACCAAAATAATAATGCAACATAatgtgtttgccagtaactaatCTGGGAATGAGGTGAGCTAGCCACAGAACGTCTCTACGCTCCAAGTCTCGCACTAGAGACGGTTTGTTTCTAGCTAGTACTGCAGGTAACTTGCGGTGTGCAGCTATCTGCTGCATATTAGCTATCAAAATGCATCCccgccctgcccgtcgggctatcttgacttatagggaggaaacaatatatttaaattagggctgtgaatcgattaaaatttttaatctaattaattacatactctgtgattaattaatctaaattaatcgcctACATAATTTTTGAGCACTGTCTGTTTGGAGAGTTGGGTCTGGCTGAGTATGTTAAAGTACTCTCGCACCTTCTCCACATCCTGAACAAACAACAGGCTCGGCTCCTCTGAGTTCATGAAGTACATGAACCGAGATACATTTTCCACCTGTAATTATACATTACACATTAAAATCTGCAGAGCTCAATGTAAGACAGGCTAACTTAAATTTATAATTACACAGTAACAATGacaccttaaaataaagtttaacctatgttttcttcaaatgtatttatttatttttctctgtgtgtgtgtgtgacattaACATGTatcttttcttttaaaattaccTCTTGTTTGCATTTACGGTTGCCCAAGTCCACGCGTAAATAGTGGAAAAATCCATCAAGAAGGTGGTGTTTGATGGAGTGCTTTTTGTAGAGGCCTTTTTTTACCATCTCCACCCGGACATCATCGGTCCACCGTGGCCCATTGCTGCAAAATCAAATAAACCAGGTGGTCAAATGATTGTGTATATGTTCAAGAGTAATCATATCCAATCTCTACATCTGCTATTTCTGTGTGAAACTGAAATGTAGTGAAACTTTACCTCTGATAGTACTCCTCAGAGTTCTCATCAGACGCTGGCTCTGGTTCTTCTGGTTCAACAGCTGGTGGCTCTCTCTCAGCATCTCTCGTGGTGCTGTGAGTAAATGAAGCTGGCGTATGAAGGATAGGAGGTATGTTCCTCACCACCAAGCCCTTCTTCTTCATTTCCTCTAACAAgctaagaaaagaaaaacagtgaatacacacacatttgatGGAATATTGGGTATTGTACTGCAACAGTAGAaagaacactgcaaaaaatgaatgtcttacttagtatttttgtcttgttatcttatataaatatctgaaaataaacCAAATTCCAGTTTCAACTTAATTCAATAAACTACCTGGCCAGAGGATTAGCCGCTCCAAAAATCTCCAGAATCCTATGGTAGTCCCAAAAGCGCCCTTTGTGGGAGAACTCTGCCATTTCCTTCTTAGCCTGCAGTACAGTGGCTTGGATGTCCTCCTCAGTCCTTCCCTGCATGCACACCGTCCTGAGATGCCCAGGAAGAGTGCGCGGAGCCTTCCTGCAGATCGGGCAGAGGAAGTAAATCCTGCTGTGGTACTTTctgtatgtacaaaaaaataaaggttaTTTCACtagtagtatttttgtcttgtttccagTCCAATATTTAAATTTCTAAAAACAAGATCCATTATGTAGTTAGATATTTtgaatcatcatttactcactctcattaCAAACCTCtataaatttatttgtttgttttgatgaaGAAAGatgttttaagaaatgtttgtaaccatttacttccataatattctTTATTCTttctatggaagtgaatgtggTGAATGGAAACCGTTTCAAACTGAAGCTCAATATGTTCATTTTACAAAGATTTGATCACatttacttatttttaattaatataaataagtTGGATAGTTCTAGCCAATGCCAGTGGAAGGCCACACCTTAGCTGGGGTGAGGGGAATGCAGCCATCTTATTTTGCTAGTTTGAATGTTAGGCCCTGAAAAACTGATTTATCTCAGAAAAATATGTTTGTAtagttttaaattaattaaaagtaAGTTAATGTGATTAAATCTTTGTAAACTGAACATAATGAGCTTCATTTTGATAGGAAACAGATAAAAAAGCTTtagattttaaaagaaaaaaaagagtatGTGGGTCCACAaacagttacaaacatttctcaaatgtGAACTACCTCTTTAAGtcttttaacaaacaaaaaaggcagcTTAACACAACTGATGTTATAAATTACTCACCCTTCAGAATCCATTTCAAGTTTTCAGATGAAAAATTCGTTTTCTAGAAGAAAAATATGTGATTTGGTCTAAAACAAACCAGGTTGTCCAGAAGATAACAGTTACCTGTTTCCAAGGATGATCTGAACTGACCCTAGTGTCTCTATTTAACCCTGGGTCTGGATTCAAACTAGCCAATGAGGTTGCAGCATTCCACATGCCCCTGCCAGGTGAGAATTGCACTGAAACTGATCTAGCCAATGAGGTTCAAGCAGGTGATAATGGCCCTAAAATCTGGTTTGAGTCAGTTATCAGAAAATTGTTTGTACaagtttttataattttctataCGTTTCTAATTAATTAACTTTAAGTAAATATGAACAAATATTTGTAAACTGAACAAAATGAGCTTCATTTTGATAGGAAACAcatgaaaaatgtaaatgcactcCATCCTCAGACGATAAGGTGCAGAGAGGTGGCAGATAGGGATCCTATCAAACTGAAGCTTATTATGTTCAGTGTATTTGTATTCGATCAAATTTACTAAtttttaactaatgttaaactaataaaaacatgttcTTAAAATCAGAGTTTCAGCTAACTCAAACTGGGTTTTCCACTTGCAAAGTTCTAGCCAATGCCAGGGGAAGGCCATTCACACCTTAGCTGGGTGAGGGGAATCCAGACACACTATTTTGCTGGTTTGAAAGTTAGGCCCTGAAAAACTGAGTCAGTTATCTCTGAAAAAGATGTTTAGGGTTGTGTAAGGTTTAAATTCATTACATTTAGCTAAATGTgactaaatatttgtaaactGAACATAATGAGCTTCATTTTGATAGGAAACACATGAAAAAGGCTTgagattttaaaagaaaaaagagtaaatgcaCTCCATCCTCAGATGATAAGGTGCAGAGAGGTGGCAGATAGGCATCCTAGTTCAATTTACAAAGATTTCATCACTTTTTGATTAATGTAAACCTTACACAGATCTTTTTGaaactaataaaatgttaaactaataaaaacatatgtTCTGAACCAGTTAAGTCAAACTGGTTTTTCCACTTGCATTGCCCTAGCCAATGCCAGGGGAAGGCCATTCACACCTTGGGGAATCTATTTTGCTGGTTTGAATGTTAGGCCCTGAAAAACTGAGTCAGTTATCTCTGAAAAAGATGTTTAGCGTTGTGTAAggtttaaattaattacatttagcTAAATGTGACCAAATATTTGTAAACTGAACATAATTATCTTCAGTTTGATAGGATGCCTATCTGCCACCTCTCTGCACCTTATCATTTGAGGATGGAGTGCATGTAGTCTTTGTTTCTTTTAAAATCTCAAGCTTTTTTCATGTTTCCTATCAAAATGAAGCTCATTATGTTCAGTTTACAAATATTTGGTCACATTTACTTATGTAATTAATTAGAAACTTAAAGAAACTTATAAAAACTTGTACAAACAATTTTCTGATAACTGActcaaaacagattttagggCCATTATCACGTGGCAGGGGCATTGGCTTGATCAGTTTCAGTGCAATTCTCACCTGACAGGGCATGTGGAATGCTGCACCCTCATTCACTAGTTTGAATCCAGACCCAGGGTTAAATAGAGATGGTAATAGTTTCAAACTATCCTGCAGGAGGACACCTTTGCTTTGACTTGGATTTCATCTGATACAGTTAATCAATGGCTGAACAAGCTCAGAAGAGGTAAGGCTTGTTTTTGTTAACGTATCCTTTTGAAAAGCATCCTCACTCTGGTCCAAACCATGAAAGACCTACCTTCACTGAAAGGGTTGTCTATACTAAACCATTTAGAGAGTATAAACATAACTATTTCAAAGTGCATTTTAAGGGTCAGTCAGCCccaacccttacgaaaattaaccatggttttattgtggtaaaagtgtagtaaccacaTTTTtcttttggtgtattgattactattaacAAACACACTAACCATGGTGGTTAATAtggttttttgttttcattgtaGTAAATACATAATAAAGGCTATATGTCTGGCGCCCATTTTACCTCGGGCAACTCTCGCTCACTTGTAACCGTAAACTGttcaattttttacatttaaagcatccagaattatagacACGTTAATAACCTTTGTAAGAAacacaactatttgaaaatcggCAAGTTAAAAGTACATgtaccattaaaacacaatgttatgagtgagcgagctgtcCGAGGTAAGATGCCCGGCAGATGATGACGTCAGAGACTCTGCTGTAAACAGATGTAAACAGATCAACAgactatatatatctatatttcatggattatatgcctttgtggacaaaaatggtgaTTGGGTATATTCTATTAGATGGGTTTTATTGGTTATTCACGCATCtaaaacagactggattcgatttgcGATCATTTTATCAACATAAAAGGTAAGAAGcaccgtttatattttgcatgttgtcatccggTCTTCTGttacaaaatactacatttatgatgacAGAgtatctgtatctcaaaacgaagaccatacactgatgctaaacctgTAGACCTTTTATATGATGTATATAGGGTGGCCAtccgtgccagttccgccggacacgtcccaaacatgttttcgggtgcgttctccggaagtcgcgttgctcgaccgcatacgtcatcgaggttctcacatttcagttagaatacattagaaaattaagatttgtttcttttaagacatacaatcattggagtttcattcttaccttgaaacgTAACGgatgcttttctgaaattgaacccgaaatattaaaccttgatgatgtatgcggtcgaccaacgcgacttccggagaacgcacccgaaaacatgttcgggacgtgtccggtggaactggcacgaatggccaccctagatgtatagtaatgttaatattattaatgtatgTAGACAGTAgtttatatagatattgttagcaacGTTAAAAAATCGACGTCATCCTGCCGCCGACCCTTTGTATTgtattactatcagcaaaaccacgGTTTTACTAGTAAACATGGTTTTATGGttgtaactgtagtaaaaccatggtttgttttcataaggggaaataGTGCACAGCGAGAGGTTAACTGTATGTGCTtatgtatttgtgttttattcagAGGATCTGGATTAGGCTGGATCAGGACTGGTGCAGATTGAAAAGCTTCCTTGAGGAGATTAAATGCTGAGATGGCTTCTGGGAGTTAAGGGGAGCACTGATTAGACTATAGGTATTAATGAATCTTCTGTAGAATTTGGCAAAACCCAGGAAACGTTGTAGATCTTTCACAGAAAAAGGTAAGGGCCAGCCCTGGATCGCACCTACCTTACGTTGATCCATCTGTACTCCTTGTTGAGTGACGATATAACCCAGGAAGTGGACGCTGGTGGTGTGGAACTCACATTTGTCCAATTTTAGATATAGTTCATGTTCTCTAAGTTTTTCCAAGACTAGTTTCATGTGATAATGATGTTCTGCCAGGGAGGAAGAGTAGATGAGGTTGTCGTCTATGTAGACTACTACAAATCGGTTTAGGTACTCACAGAAGACCTTGTTCATATACCCTTGGTAAACGGCTAGTGAGTTGGAGTGTCTGAAGGGCATGACCTGGTATAGTGGCCTGAATGGGTAACAAAGGCAGTTTTCCACTCATCTTCATGTCCAGAGCCGGCCAAGCCACTAAGCAACCCTTGCAATTACAAAGGGCCCCGTGGCCAGCAGAGGGCCCCGTAGAGTCGAAAATATCTTTCTGgccataaaaaaacaacaaaaaagagGCTGGAAGAAAAGAAGAAAGGAGATAAAGGTACGTAAACCTGTTGGCTTAATTTTCCATTACCTGTATCGGATAATCTGCAGCCTAAAACTCttatattatattaacattAGCCTAATTCTTACTTGTATTAACTTTTATGCTATTTACAAGTACGATAACAACTGCCTCGGCATCGCTATATATTATCCCTAAGGGATAATAAATAGCGATGCCGATGCGGTTGTTATAGCGAATAACAACCAATTAAACCAAGCCATGTAATAAATCCTAATAACATGCTGCATAAAGTTGGTTTAGTATTATACCAATTGCTGTGATGTTAAGCATTTAACAGAACAATATAAACCCAGTTTGGCTTCTACTCTAAAGGGCTAAAATTTGTTTACTCCTTATGACCCATTTTCTGGGGGCACTATTAAAGTATATGCTGCCAGTAAGCAAAGCTCCAGCTGTTGGTGAGTATAAAGTGGTGTAAAATGATAACCTTctgcattttaaaaattaagtctAACTTTATGTataattattttctttatttcattgCAGCTCCATCAACCACTTTCCTCCTTCACAACACCCAAGAAGCTGACAATGCTGGTAAGTTCTGTGTGTAACCctgttaaaaatgacataaataagaataaatagttaaaagaTGCATAAATAAGTTAAAAAAGTTAAGTGATTCATTTAATGAAGTTTATTCATGAgaattaaaaatgttaagaaTGTTAAAACAgcaatttaatgtttaaagattaaaagtatGCTGACAGAAAATTCAGTTCACCACCCCTTTAATGGGCTAGTGATGTTAGTGCGTCATGTTAGCGACGCTGCAGCAGAGACCtgcaggggtgcaaacttgtcacctttcggcgaaattcgccgtttttgATCCATAAtaggtcatttttgtgattcgtctagatccgatgagtttttgaaaatgaggggtTAGGGGGGTCTGCGACAGGGTAGcagtaaattaaattatgaaaatcatgtccagctattgtggtaacgatgtcaaattactagccagtttggcgggttatgttttacaatttatagctccctcatttgctgccgaagtttaagcagtctgcAGATTGAGTGCACACACTTAACTCATAGTATTTTCTCAttcgaggttacgcgcccacgtcacgttgctgtgcgcgtggtcataaaagcttaacatttgtacaccacagttttaaattaagtgattttaagacgttgaaacacaaacaacagtgctatatgcgctATATACCTGTTTCTGTTTGAGAGGAGCGTGAAAGCCGCGTATCCGCTTCTCAGTaagcttgtgagtatttttgccgCTGTATTAGcctttaatacaaaaatgcgtcaaAAGTCCCGGTTTTTGCAACTGTCCTCATATAAACACGACAATTCagggcttaagagaaagtaaacagctaaaagagaaaacacatgtgtaacagtatattAGATCCGGAGTCAGAATTCGGTCTTAAGGGGAAGTTACCAATTTTTGCTtctgtctgtcactcgtgttaatcaaacagtattgagagaaaatctctcactgctcttaactaaataacttttctacctttaataACATTTGTACGTCGAATTGTACACGAGTTTGATTCAagttgctcgttcagggttCATATTCTTAGAGCTATGACTGTGGAACAGAAAAAACACtcaattatttgtttgtgtactactaaataataatgaaaacgcacatttctgtaacactttacaaaaaggttgtatttgttcacattagtaaatgcattatgaacgaaaaatgaacattatattgtatataagcatttattaatttttgtttatgtcattacagtaattggtATTAGTAATTGATGTTGCATTAACTAATGCTAACAGtttcaaatttgatttaaattaaaatgctaaaatgaataagatttacaataaataaatgacaaattataatatgtatgtatgtatgtcatGTATGTATGTCTGTATGTCATACATGTatgttcatatatatatatatatatatatatatatatatatatatatatatatatatatatatatatatatatatatatatatatatacagggtccgaaattaacacccgccaagcgccaaatgcgggtagattttcaGTTTGGCGACTAAATTCAAAAGG contains the following coding sequences:
- the LOC141368891 gene encoding uncharacterized protein; amino-acid sequence: MQGRTEEDIQATVLQAKKEMAEFSHKGRFWDYHRILEIFGAANPLASLLEEMKKKGLVVRNIPPILHTPASFTHSTTRDAEREPPAVEPEEPEPASDENSEEYYQSNGPRWTDDVRVEMVKKGLYKKHSIKHHLLDGFFHYLRVDLGNRKCKQEVENVSRFMYFMNSEEPSLLFVQDVEKVREYFNILSQTQLSKQTVLKNYKDIFDSTGPSAGHGALCNCKGCLVAWPALDMKMSGKLPLLPIQATIPGHALQTLQLTSRLPRVYEQGLLKYHSRIYFLCPICRKAPRTLPGHLRTVCMQGRTEEDIQATVLQAKKEMAEFSHNGRFWDYHRILEIFGAANPLASLLEEMEKKGLVVRNIPPILHTPASFTHSSTRDAEREPPTVEPEEPEPASDENSEEYYQSNGPRWTDDVRVEMVKKGLYKKHSIKHHLLDGFYHYLCVDLGNRKCKQEVENVSRFMYFMNSEEPSLLFVQDVEKVREYFNILSQTQLSKQTVLKNYVGD